The Methanobacteriaceae archaeon genomic interval TTTAAATTAGTTTAAAAGGTGTTACAATTGGATAAAATAAAAATAGCAATAATCGGTGTGGGTAATTGTGCAAGTTCCCTCATCCAAGGGATACATTATTACAAGGACAAAAAGAGTGAAGACGCCATTGGACTCATGCACTGGGAAATTGGTGGCTACCAACCAAAAGACATAGAAGTAGTAGCAGCTTTTGATGTTGACAAGCGAAAAGTTGGAGAAGACGTTAGCAAGGCCATATTTGCTAAGCCCAACTGTACAAAAGTATTCTGTGATAAAATACCAGGCAGTGGAGTTAAAGTATCCATGGGCCATGCCCTGGATGGTGTTGCTGCCCACATGAAAGAATACGAAGATAATTACACATTTATAAAAGCTGATGCAGATCCATCGGATGTGGTTAAAGTCTTAAAAGAAAGTGGGGCTGAAATACTCTTGAATTATCTACCCGTAGGTTCTGAAGAAGCCACTAAATTTTATGCACAGTGTGCATTAGATGCTGGAGTAGCCTTCATCAATAATATGCCAGTTTTCATTGCCAGTAACCCGGAATGGGCTGCTAAATTTGAGGAAAAAGGAATACCAATTGTTGGTGACGATATTAAGGCCCAAATAGGAGCTACCATAACTCACAGGACTCTGGCCAATTTATTTAAAGATAGAGGAGTCAAATTAGACCGTACTTATCAAATTAACACTGGTGGGAACACTGATTTTCTTAATATGCTCAACAGGGATCGTTTAGATTCTAAAAAGGAATCAAAAACTGAAGCAGTACAATCTGTTTTAAGTGAAAGAATGGATCCCCACAACATACACATTGGGCCCAGTGATTACGTACCATGGCAAGAAGACAATAAAATTTGTTTTTTAAGAATGGAAGGTAAGACCTTTGGAGATATTCCCATGAACATTGAGCTACGTCTAAGTGTAGAAGATTCTCCTAACTCTGCAGGATGTGTAATTGATGCCATCCGATGCTGTAAATTAGGATTAGAACGTGGAATTGGAGGACCTCTAATCTCCATATCATCATATACTATGAAGCATCCTCCAGAACAGTTTACTGATGATAAAGCTGCAGAAAAGGTGGATGAATTTATTGAAGGAAAATTAGAAAGGTAATTAATACTTTAATGTCTATTTAAATTAAAATTCAAATCCAATATTCTCTTTTTTATTTTATTAGTTTATTTCTATTTTTGAATTTATTGAATCAATTTGATATTAAATACATTAAAAAAATGAATTAATGAATTAATGTTTAAATATTGTTTAAATATAGTTTAAACACTTTCATCATCCTGTTTTAAAAATTAGATTAAAAAATAGCTTCAATTTAATTAAAAATAGTTAAATCTTATTTTAATATTAAATCTAAAAAATGAAAAATAAAATTTAGTAAAAAAATAAAAAATTAGTCTTCTTTTACTTCGATACAAGCATTAGGACAAACATCTACGCAGACTTCGCATTCATTGCATTCTTCCACGTTTTGGATCTTTATTTTTTCCCCATCAATGATTAGGATTTCCATAGGGCAAACATCGACGCATTCTCCACACTCTGCTCCATCGCAGTTTCCATCATCTATAATTACTTTTGGCATAATATCTACCTTTTTTAGTTTTAGTTATTTTGTAAATTTTTTGTTAATGACAATTAAATTCACTTATATTGTCATGATTTATAACAATAAGAGTAATTGAAATTTTAAGCATATAACTATATTCCTTAAAATTATATTTATGAAAAATTTTAATACTAATTATATAATAATGATGATTAAATTAGTGATAAAAAATGGATAATTTGGGGGAGAGATGCTCGTACAGCGTATGAACAAATAAAGTCAATATTATTTAGAGTGATTTTTTGTAGCAGTTCCCAAATTATCCGGATGTGAATGTTTTAAGGATATTATGTCCAATAATAGAATATATGTACAGATATGAATATTAATCCAAATATAGATAATTTAATGATAAATTAGTTCTATGAAACCAAATAGGCCAAAATAACTCATATAATCTCAATTTAAGCCCAAATTCATGTGTGAATGAACTCCCATTTGAGATTAAATGAAATTTATGATTCATGGTTTAAACCGCCTCCAACAATATTATTGAATAAAAACCATAATTCATTTTTCATTAATAATATTAAATGACCACATATCCCTCAAAGAAGGATAAATGGCAGTTTATCTATTTTAAATGATATATTGGGCTTAAATTTTGTTATAGGTTTATTAGGAAGAAGGAATCATATTTCCTTTTGACATATATGCATAGTAAAGTAATATATATAAACATTTTGGTAGTTACTCTGAAAAAATAAGAGTAATTAACATTAAAAGAATACTAATTGAGAAGTATATATGCTAGTTTTGACTATTAAATATAGACAATATAAAAATTTATATATTATGATTTAATGTTTGTGAGGGTCACAATGAAAGGAATAAAAATTATAGAGACTGCATTCCGAGATGCACATCAGTCTCTCCTGGCAACCCGGATGAGAACCGAAGATATGCTCCCTATTGCTGAAGAAATGGATAAAATTGGGTACTTCTCATTGGAAGCATGGGGTGGTGCAACATTCGATACTTGCATTAGATATTTAAATGAAGATCCATGGGACCGGCTAAGAAACCTAAAAGAACTTGTAACTAAGACTCCCCTACAGATGCTCCTTAGAGGACAGAATTTAGTTGGTTACAAACATTATCCCGACGATATTGTTAAAAAATTCGTGGAAAAATCTTATGAAAATGGAATAGATGTTTTCCGGATTTTTGATGCATTAAATGATATTCGAAACATGGAATATGCCATGAAAGTTGCTAAAGCTCAAGGTGCTCATGTTCAGGGAGTAATAAGTTACACTATCAGTCCCTATCACACCATGGAAAAATACGTGGAATTTGCAAAAGAATTAGAAGCTCTAGAATGTGATTCCGTTGCTATAAAAGATATGGCTGGGTTAATTTCTCCACATGACACTTACGAACTGGTTAAAACCTTAAAAGAAGAAACAGATTTAAAAGTAAATCTGCACTGCCATTGTACCAGTGGTATGACTCCAATGAGTTATTATGCTGCCTGTCAGGCAGGAGTTGATATTTTAGACACTGCAATTTCTCCACTTGCATGGGGAACATCACAGCCACCAACTGAAAGCATGGTAGCAGCCCTTAAGGACACCCCGTATGATACTGACCTTGATTTAAAAGCATTAAATAGTATTAAAAAGTACTTTGAAGGAATTAGGAAAAAATACAGTAGTATTTTGGATCCAATTGCAGAACAAATCGATACGGATGTTCTAATTTACCAGATTCCTGGAGGAATGCTTTCTAACCTGGTTTCTCAACTTAAAGCTCAGGATTCTCTGGATAGATACGAGGATGTATTAAAAGAAATGCCTAAAGTAAGGAAAGACATGGGATATCCTCCATTAGTTACTCCTACCAGCCAGATTGTTGGTATTCAAGCAGTAATGAATGTTTTAGGTGACGAAAGATACAAAATGGTTTCCAACGAAGTTAAAGATTACTTTAAAGGATACTATGGAAGACCACCGGCACCAGTAGATCCTGAAATCTCCAAACAGATTATTGGTGATGAAAAACCTATTGATTGTAGGCCAGCAGACATTCTAGAACCCCAATACGCTCGATATGAAAAAGAAGGAAAAGAAATGGGAATTATTCACAAAGAAGAAGACATCCTGACTTTTGCTCTTTACCCTGCCGTGGCCCCTAAATTCTTAAAAGGAGAGGCTGAAGCAGAAATTTTACTTCCTCCTTCAGAAAGTAATGGTTCATGTGATATTTCAGCTATTCCTACTGAATACAATGTAGAAGTCGATGGAGACCAATTCGAAGTAAAAGTTGTCCCTACAGGATACATCAGCATCGAAGAAACTGGAAACATTAAACCCCCATCCGGACCTGTAGAAGGAGGAGTTAGCTCCACCATGCAGGGAATGGTTCTAAAATTAAAAGTTGCCCCTGGTGACAAAGTTAAGGAAGGAGATGTGGTGGCCGTTATTGAAGCCATGAAAATGGAAAATGATATCCAGGCCGCTCATTCTGGAACCGTTGAGGAAATATTCACTGCCGAAGGGGAAACCGTGAATACTGGCGATACATTGATGGTTATTAAGTAAATAATCATTTATTTATCCTTTTTTATTATATGAATAATAATTGATTTTTATAATTCCTTTTTTATTCTAAATTTATTTTTTTAAATTATAAATCAAAAAATAATTTAATTTATTTTTATTATTTGTGAAAAATTAATTGTTCTATCTTTTGAAAGTCGATTAATAATATTTAAATAATAAAATAACACTTTATTATTAAAGATTTAAAAATCAATAATAAGGAGGCAATACAATAATTAAAAAAGGAACTATCATTGCACTATTAATACTCTCACTTTTCGTATGCTGCCTGCAAATGGCCAGTCCAGTAGCTGCAGTTAAAGTTATTGATCATGGATCATCTTATGATTCTGAATCAAGCACAGCAACTACTTGGAAAACCTATCAGTACAGTCCTAATTATATAATCATGAAAATGAAATCTTATGAAAAAAAGAAGATAATAGGCACTACAACTATTACTATTAAAAAAGTCAGCAATAAAAAATTAGTGGTTATTCAGGTAATGCAAAGTAAATCAAAAAATCCTGATGGCTTGATGAGTTATTATTACGGTAAAATAACCGATTATATTAAATACTCAGGAAATGCCAGTAAATTCTATTATAATGAAATGAGGCCGGGTTTATAGAATACTAGATTAAGTGTGGTTAACTATAATCATACTAAAATTTTATTTTTAAATTGTTTAAGTAAAAATGTTTAGAATATCTAAAAAATTATAGATAATTAAATATATCAACTTTTTTGCAAATAAACCGCCTGAATCATGGGAACCATTTTGTATTCGCCGGAGTTAGGGTCTGGTATGGAAGCAAGGTCGCCATATTCACCAAATATATTAATAGTATTTCCTGAGTTAAATGGAGCACTATCTCCATAAGTTACCACAATAAAAGGATATTTGGTAATCTCAGGTACTTGAATTATTATATCCGAAGAGTTAGAAGAATTTGATAAAATGCTGACTATTTTTCCCGTACATTTTACATTCTTAGCCACTAAACTACTTGTATCCCAGCCAGTGGGAATAACACTATTTTCCAATTGAACACAAGAGGCATCGTAATCTTTCAGTTCTGATCCATTAATTGGTTTTAAGTAAGAATCATTAGCTGCAGTTGGAAGTACTGTCTCATTATCATCCGTAAAAATTGTTACACCTTGAGAAATCAAGAAAGAACCTAATAACACGGCCCCGCCAACAATAAGTGCCCCAATTATTATAGCTATCACAATTATAACTGAATCATATTTTTCCATTCTTTACCCCATAATAATTAAAATCTTAACAAAAATATCATGTTTTTAATATACTTAATTAAGATTCATTATTAATAAATTAAGAATATTTTGATCTAATTCTTCGTATTAATAATTAATTTCAAAAATCCTACAGATAAATAAATGAAAAAGTAATAAAAATAGGTTTAAATTAAAAAATCATTTATAATTAGTTTTATCTACCACACCAGCCATTTCAAAGGCCCTTTTGCGCCTCATACAAGATTCACAAAGTCCACAATGTTGTTCTTCACCCATATAACAAGAATAACTCATTTCCATAGGTGCGTCTACAGTTTCACCCATTTCAACAATCTCATTCTTATTTAAATCAATAACTGGGGCCTCAATCTGAACTCCTTCCAAGGTCCCAATTTCAAGAGTTTTATTAAAGGCCTCTAAAAATTCTCGAGAGTTGTCTGGAAAAGTAACTGCTTCTTCCAAATCCCAGCCCACAATAATTATTTCTGCATCCTCGGCCTCAGCAAATGCCGTGGCAATGGCCGTAAATACCACATTTCTACCAGGAACCCATACTTTCCGGGCTGTTTCGTCGCAGATTTCTTTATCATCCAGTTTATCACTTTCTAACTGAGGAACTTCATTTTCATGATCTGTTAGGGCCGATTTCCCCAATTTACCCAGCCAGGATAAATCCATAACCGTGTGTTTAATACCTAATTTTTGGCAAATTTGTTTAGATGACTCAATTTCCATCTTAGCACTGCGTTGGCCGTAATCAAAGGTTAAAGCATGAATTTCATATTCTTCTTTTAAAGCAGAAGTGGCTACAGTTGAATCCAATCCTCCAGAAAGGACTGAAATTGCTTTTTTCTGTTTCTGTGGCATTATTATTCCCCGTGTATCTAAAATTTTAATTAAAATTTAATTTAAACATGATTTAATTTTAATATTAAATTAGAGTTAAAAATAAATTATAGTAAATAGCTACTAATAACTTATTAAACTCTTTTTATTCATCAGGGCTATTTAAATATTGTTTAAAAGCTTTATTTGCCTTTTCCATTACATCTTTAAGTGGAATTCCAGTTTCTTCGGAAACCCCGCGAGCATCCTCATATTCTACACGAGAATTTATTATTTGAGATCCCATCATTCCTAATTTAAATCGAATTTTTCTTTTTCCTTTAATATCCACTTCTAAAGGAACTATCTTTCTATCAAGAATACTTCGATGAACCTGTGGAAAAGTTCTAATGCCCAGAGTACCTGTTTCCCTGAATATGGCCCCCAAGACATTTTCAGAATCTTTTAACTTACATATTACTCTTAAAAGCTGTCCCGGCCTATTTTTCTTCATGATTATCGGTATCAAAACTACATCCAATGCACCATCTTTCATTAAGCGCTTAAAAATGTGGCCCATGACTTCCCCACTTAGATGATCAATATTTGTCTCCAGCAAAACTATTTTATCTTGTTTAACTGGACTTAAACCTCTACTAACCCTAAGAACATTTGGAAAATCTAGATCCATTCCCCCTGCACCATATCCTGTACTCTGATGCATGAAAGGTGGATAAAATTCCTGGAAGTCTTGAACCATGGTCATTAAAAGAGCAGCCCCTGTAGGTGTGGTTAGTTCCTTGTTCTCTGGGCCTCCAAAGCTGGCAGCTCCTCTTAAAATATCTAATGCAGATGGAGAAGGTATGGGAATTCTTCCGTGGGCTGTTTCCTTAGTTCCTCCACCAAGAGCAGTAGGAAGGCCATAAATAACTTCCTTATCAAAATTCAAATCAAAATAAGCAAATGCAGAACCAATTACATCTGCAACCGCATCAGCAGCACCCACTTCATGAAAATGTATTTTAGATAATGGTAATCCATGTATTTGAGATTCAGATTCAGCAATTCTCTGAAAAACCGCACGAGAAAAGGCCATCATTCTCTCATCAATGAATTCATGATTTATTTCTTCCAGTTTTTCTAAAAAATCCATGTATTTAATAGAATGAGTTTCATCGCATGTTACATTCACATAAGTGGCCTGAATACCAGATTTATCTACAGACGAAACATTAACATCTGCCCCTCCAAAAAAAGACGCTGAATATTCCATTACCTCTTTTACTTTTTCCGGGTGAGCTCCTAAATCAATTAAAGCTCCTACCACCATATTTCCTGAAATTCCTGCTGTTTGCGGATCAATTATAACGACCATGGTTCTCCACCAGTTTTAAATAATTATAATAATCAAAAATCTAATTGAATATCTATATTAAGAATTTAATAAATCATTGGTAAAATTTTGAATAAAAATACTGATTATCTAAAAAATAAAACTAAAAATATTCTAAGAATTAGATATTCTAGAAATATTAAAAATATTTAGGAAAAATTTAAAATTAAAAAAATTAATAGAAAACCTTGATTTCACTGTTTTGGAGAATTAACAATTATTCTACGGATAGGAACTTCCACAATAGTGTATCTTTCGTTTTCCATGGTTTCGCTAATTTCCTCAATTATAGCATCCACTCGCTCCTCGTCTAATACAGAACACACTAAAATAGCATCTCTGGCCGAGTCCCTAATAACAGATATAGCTGATTTAGGATCTTCCTTAATAGCAAAGCCCTGCCATTCCTGAGGAGATATTCCCTTATATTCCACTATATAAAAGCCCGTTACCCCTTTTTCTGATAATATATTCATTATCTTTCCCAGGTTCTCCACTTCTACAAAAACCCGAAGATGAACTTTCATTATACCACCTTTTTATTAAATATGTTGCCCACATTATATAATAATGGTGATTTAATGGAAAAGGCCAATAAAATAAACATATCAGATTCAACAGTTCATCAAACTTCAGATTTTGTTTTAATCAGTCGAAAAAAGGGTTTTGACAGTATTAGTCTTTGTGATGTAGGTTCTGGATTCAAAAATGTGGAGAATATATTTTGCACATCTCTTTTTACCGAAAATGGGTGTAAAATAACTGATGATGAGATTTTAAATAAATCTAACAACCATACTCCACCCCTGACATTTTCTGGGCCTTCTGCAGGAATAGTAAACAATATCTCAAATCAAAATTTCTATATTAAAAATTCTAAAGATTTAACCACGATTATTGGCCTTGAAAAATTCAAAAAAGAAAAATTAAGTGATAATTTAGAAAAATTAGAAAATTATCCACAGCATATGCCCCAATTAGATATTATATTAATTATAAATCAAGCATTATCCTCTGAAAATCTTTTATTATGCTTTAAAACTGCTCTGGAAGCAAAAAATTTTGTTTTGGAAAATTTAGGAATACCTTTGAATTTGAGAAATAAATTAAGCAAGGATAATTCCATCATAGTTGCTTGTACTGCCTTTTCAGATAATTCTGATGCAAATACTGCTCAAAATGTTACGGCAAATATTAATGAGAACATAAACGAGCTTTCAAATTCAATAAACTCCTTTGTAGCTGAATCTTGCACCGAGGCCCTTGATCAATCTGGATTTTCATTGGGAATTTTAGATTATATCTATGAACAAGGAATAAACATTGATGATATGGTAGAATCTGGTATGGAACTTTGTGTGGGAGTAGAAGTTGATCATGCCTTAAAAGATAAATTAAAAAAACAGATATTAAAATCTTTAGAGGATTTAAATGTAATTGCCCTTTTAATGGCCGCATTTCGAGTGGAAGAGACCTTTCAAAACCATCGTGTTCGTGAAGTAAATGTGGATGATGATCCAGCTTATTTATACACCGATGAAGTTCTGGGAATAGCAATCTCCAACCAAATTGCAGGAACCAAAGCTACATTTAATTTTAAACGCTATGATGAAGAAAAACCAGGCATAATAAGCACATTAGGGCCCATGGTAGATGACATAATTGCTGGTTTAATTGCGGGTTGTATGTCCAAGATATTTGAAGAATAATAGATACAAATAAATAAAATATAGAATTATTTAGTTAATTTATTAATTATATAAATTATAATTTTTATTATAAATTTTAAAAAAGATTTCAAATTGGGATGCAAACTTGGGCCGGAGATTTTCAGATGTTACAGAGAAAAGAAAAACCACTTAGAAGCAGTAGTTATCATAAAAGTCTTAATCGGCAAAAAGAACATGTATGGTATAGGGGAATTCCTGGACTAATATCCTTTTCCACCATACTGCCCATAAATATCCACACAAGCATTGCGGAAATGGCAAGATATACTTGGATCTGGCCTTTTATTGGAGGCTTTATTGGAGCATTAGTGGGTGTCGTGGGATTACTATTATCCAATGTCTTCATGTTTTCACCCATAGTTACAGCTGCTGTGGTCTATAGCTTTGCCATATGGTTCACCGGATTTCATCATCTAGATGGTTTAATGGATTTAGGCGATGCCCTAATGGCCCATGGCACTCCGGAACGTAAAATAGAAATTATGCGCGATTTAAGAATTGGAACTGGTGGTATTGCACTATTCTTTATGGTAGCTGTTACCACAGTGGCCGCTATTGCATCTTTACCCATCCTTAACATATTTTTAGTATTGTTTATATCAGAAATATCTGCCAAAATGGGATTGATAAGTTGTTGCCTTGTATCCACCCCTATTGGTAATGGAACTGGGCGTCATTTCATAGAAGCCATAAATTTACCACATTTTAGTTTAATCACTTTAATCACATCCATTATTGGCCTTCTGGCCCTTAATTGGATGGGCCTAATTGGTATTCTGGGAGGAATCGCCGGTGGGCTTATTACTGCATTATATGTCAAAATCAATATGAAATATGCTACTGGAGACGTTTTGGGAGCTTCCAATGAAGTAGCTCGAATGACAGCTATTTTAGCTATGATAATGGCTTTTATCTGGATTTAATTAAATTAGAATTATAATTAGTTTTAATCTATTTTAAGAATTAAATTATTTTTATTAAAAATATTAATGGAATAAATAGAAATATAATGAATTTAAATTTAATAAAAGAG includes:
- a CDS encoding 4Fe-4S dicluster domain-containing protein codes for the protein MPKVIIDDGNCDGAECGECVDVCPMEILIIDGEKIKIQNVEECNECEVCVDVCPNACIEVKED
- the queC gene encoding 7-cyano-7-deazaguanine synthase QueC; translated protein: MPQKQKKAISVLSGGLDSTVATSALKEEYEIHALTFDYGQRSAKMEIESSKQICQKLGIKHTVMDLSWLGKLGKSALTDHENEVPQLESDKLDDKEICDETARKVWVPGRNVVFTAIATAFAEAEDAEIIIVGWDLEEAVTFPDNSREFLEAFNKTLEIGTLEGVQIEAPVIDLNKNEIVEMGETVDAPMEMSYSCYMGEEQHCGLCESCMRRKRAFEMAGVVDKTNYK
- the larC gene encoding nickel pincer cofactor biosynthesis protein LarC; this encodes MVVIIDPQTAGISGNMVVGALIDLGAHPEKVKEVMEYSASFFGGADVNVSSVDKSGIQATYVNVTCDETHSIKYMDFLEKLEEINHEFIDERMMAFSRAVFQRIAESESQIHGLPLSKIHFHEVGAADAVADVIGSAFAYFDLNFDKEVIYGLPTALGGGTKETAHGRIPIPSPSALDILRGAASFGGPENKELTTPTGAALLMTMVQDFQEFYPPFMHQSTGYGAGGMDLDFPNVLRVSRGLSPVKQDKIVLLETNIDHLSGEVMGHIFKRLMKDGALDVVLIPIIMKKNRPGQLLRVICKLKDSENVLGAIFRETGTLGIRTFPQVHRSILDRKIVPLEVDIKGKRKIRFKLGMMGSQIINSRVEYEDARGVSEETGIPLKDVMEKANKAFKQYLNSPDE
- a CDS encoding MJ1244 family protein, which codes for MKVHLRVFVEVENLGKIMNILSEKGVTGFYIVEYKGISPQEWQGFAIKEDPKSAISVIRDSARDAILVCSVLDEERVDAIIEEISETMENERYTIVEVPIRRIIVNSPKQ
- the cobZ gene encoding alpha-ribazole phosphatase CobZ, which codes for MEKANKINISDSTVHQTSDFVLISRKKGFDSISLCDVGSGFKNVENIFCTSLFTENGCKITDDEILNKSNNHTPPLTFSGPSAGIVNNISNQNFYIKNSKDLTTIIGLEKFKKEKLSDNLEKLENYPQHMPQLDIILIINQALSSENLLLCFKTALEAKNFVLENLGIPLNLRNKLSKDNSIIVACTAFSDNSDANTAQNVTANINENINELSNSINSFVAESCTEALDQSGFSLGILDYIYEQGINIDDMVESGMELCVGVEVDHALKDKLKKQILKSLEDLNVIALLMAAFRVEETFQNHRVREVNVDDDPAYLYTDEVLGIAISNQIAGTKATFNFKRYDEEKPGIISTLGPMVDDIIAGLIAGCMSKIFEE
- the oadA gene encoding sodium-extruding oxaloacetate decarboxylase subunit alpha: MKGIKIIETAFRDAHQSLLATRMRTEDMLPIAEEMDKIGYFSLEAWGGATFDTCIRYLNEDPWDRLRNLKELVTKTPLQMLLRGQNLVGYKHYPDDIVKKFVEKSYENGIDVFRIFDALNDIRNMEYAMKVAKAQGAHVQGVISYTISPYHTMEKYVEFAKELEALECDSVAIKDMAGLISPHDTYELVKTLKEETDLKVNLHCHCTSGMTPMSYYAACQAGVDILDTAISPLAWGTSQPPTESMVAALKDTPYDTDLDLKALNSIKKYFEGIRKKYSSILDPIAEQIDTDVLIYQIPGGMLSNLVSQLKAQDSLDRYEDVLKEMPKVRKDMGYPPLVTPTSQIVGIQAVMNVLGDERYKMVSNEVKDYFKGYYGRPPAPVDPEISKQIIGDEKPIDCRPADILEPQYARYEKEGKEMGIIHKEEDILTFALYPAVAPKFLKGEAEAEILLPPSESNGSCDISAIPTEYNVEVDGDQFEVKVVPTGYISIEETGNIKPPSGPVEGGVSSTMQGMVLKLKVAPGDKVKEGDVVAVIEAMKMENDIQAAHSGTVEEIFTAEGETVNTGDTLMVIK
- the cobS gene encoding adenosylcobinamide-GDP ribazoletransferase yields the protein MLQRKEKPLRSSSYHKSLNRQKEHVWYRGIPGLISFSTILPINIHTSIAEMARYTWIWPFIGGFIGALVGVVGLLLSNVFMFSPIVTAAVVYSFAIWFTGFHHLDGLMDLGDALMAHGTPERKIEIMRDLRIGTGGIALFFMVAVTTVAAIASLPILNIFLVLFISEISAKMGLISCCLVSTPIGNGTGRHFIEAINLPHFSLITLITSIIGLLALNWMGLIGILGGIAGGLITALYVKINMKYATGDVLGASNEVARMTAILAMIMAFIWI
- a CDS encoding inositol-3-phosphate synthase; the protein is MDKIKIAIIGVGNCASSLIQGIHYYKDKKSEDAIGLMHWEIGGYQPKDIEVVAAFDVDKRKVGEDVSKAIFAKPNCTKVFCDKIPGSGVKVSMGHALDGVAAHMKEYEDNYTFIKADADPSDVVKVLKESGAEILLNYLPVGSEEATKFYAQCALDAGVAFINNMPVFIASNPEWAAKFEEKGIPIVGDDIKAQIGATITHRTLANLFKDRGVKLDRTYQINTGGNTDFLNMLNRDRLDSKKESKTEAVQSVLSERMDPHNIHIGPSDYVPWQEDNKICFLRMEGKTFGDIPMNIELRLSVEDSPNSAGCVIDAIRCCKLGLERGIGGPLISISSYTMKHPPEQFTDDKAAEKVDEFIEGKLER